The Christiangramia flava JLT2011 region CTGATGATGCAGTGATACGACTCATCGTAGAAATAGGTGACGGGAATGATCTCTACACGATCGCGGTGGAGATACCCCAACCGGCCGATGTATTTTGATTTAAGGAAATCCAGGCATTCTTTTTTAGTCAACGTTTTCATCGCGTTTCATTTTGGAATTTGGATTCAAATTAACCTGAAAACCAGGTTTTTTTGAAATGACAAACGTCAGTTTTTCTGAAATTTTCACGTTTTTATTTTAATTTATTTTTTCTCCTCTAAAACTGATCCTTCTCATAAATTGAAGCGTGCATTTTGAGTAATTTCAGGATGAATATCAGCTTATGAGAAACGCCAACACATCCAGGTATCAAATCCGGAAGAATTCCGGCGAACTGGCGACCTTTTCCGCAGAAAAACTTAGAAGATCGCTGCTGAAGAGTGGGGCAGGAGTCGAGGTGGCAGAGAACGTGCTTCGGGAAGTCTCCAGAGAGTTATACGATGGCATCACCACCCGCGAGATCTACCGAAAGGCTTTTAATTTGCTTCATGGGCATGGCAGTCACTTTGCCTGCAGGTACAGTTTGAAAAAGGTCATTTATGAGATGGGACCTTCGGGCTTTCCTTTTGAAAAACTCGTGGGATATATTTTTCAGAAAAAGAATTATAAAGTTCAGTGGAACCAGGTGTTACAGGGCAGGTGCGTGACCCACGAGGTCGATCTGGTCCTGGAAAAAGATCGAAAAACTGCTTTCGTGGAATGTAAATTTCACAGTGAAGAAGGGCGCAACTGTGATGTGAAAGTCCCGCTCTACATCCATTCGCGTTTTGAAGATATTTCTCAGCGTTCCGGAGCTCAAAAGTATTCCGGGTGGGTAGTGACCAATACTCGTTTTACGCTCGATGCTCTGGAATATGGGAATTGTGTGGGGCTTTCGCTTTTAAGCTGGGATTACCCAAAAGCTAAAGGTTTGAAAGACCTGGCCGATCAATTCAAGATATACCCGATCACGGTTTCCAGTTTGCTTTCTGCGGAAGAAAAACAAAGTTTGTTGGAGAAGGGTCACGTGCTGGCTTCTGAAATACTCCAGTACCCGGAACTCCTGCAAAAAGAAAAAATTTCTACCGAAAGAAAGGAGAGGATCATAAAGGAACTTCAAAAGATCATGCACCATGAAAACGGAAAAAATTGAAGTACATTTTTTAGGAGCGGCGGGTACGGTTACCGGCTCCAAATTCCTGGTAGAAACGCCCGGCTGTTCCATATTGATCGACTGCGGCTTCTTCCAGGGGCTTAAAGATTTACGATTAAAGAACTGGGAAGACCTTCCGGTAAATGTTCCCAAAATTGACTATGTACTGCTCACGCATGGGCACCTTGACCATGTTGGCTATTTACCAAGACTGGTGATGCAGGGATTTAAAGGGAAGATTTTGGGCAACGCACCCACTTTGGAAATTGCCGAGATCATTTTAAAAGACACTGCGAAGATTCAGGAAGAAGAGGCCGAGAAAGCCAACAAGGAAGATTTTTCCAAACACCAGCCAGCCTTGCCATTATATGACCTGGAAGATGTGGAGCGCACGATCCAGGCCTTTGAGACTGTTCATAGCGGGGAGTGGATTTCGCTTCGGGAAAGCATCAGGTTTCGGCATCAGCTAGGTGGTCATATCCTGGGTGCCGGTTTTATCGAACTGGAAATCGATGAAAGGCGGCTGGTCTTTTCCGGGGATATCGGGCGAAATGATGATCTGTTGCTCCAAGCTCCTAACAAACCCAAATGGGCCGATGTTCTTTTTCTGGAAAGTACCTATGGCAACCGGCTCCATCTTCAGGAAAATGTAGAAGAACTGCTGAAAACGGCAGTATTGGATATCATTGCTGAAAATGGGATCCTTTTAATTGCCTGTTTTGCGGTGGAGCGACTGCAATTATTGAGTTTTTTACTTTGGAAATTATTCCGAAGCAATAAAATTCCGAATCTTCCAGTATATGTAGACAGTCCCATGGGAACGGATGTCACGAAACTTTTTGCGGAATATCATGAATACCATAAGCTCAGTACTTCGGAATTTTCTAGTATGAGCAGTTATTTTGAGCAGGTAAGTTCCTATCGCCGTACCTGGGAGATCATCGATGAGAATAGACCAAGGATCGTTCTGGCCGGCAGCGGGATGCTTACCGGTGGGCGTATTCTTACTTACCTCACGCGTTTTCTGGAGGTGCCTTCTACGAGGCTGATGCTCACCGGTTTTCAGGCTGAAGGAACCCGTGGCCGCGACTTGCTGGAAGGCGCCAGGGAAATCAAAATCTGGGGGAAATATTACCAGGTAAAAGCGCAGATCCTGAAGCTGGAAAGTTTATCAGCACATGCAGACCAGGCAGAACTGATGGAATGGTGTACGGATATTCGGAATATTCCCGAACAGGTGTTCCTTATCCATGGGGAAGAACCGGCTGCGGCAGCTTTGAAACTTCAGCTAGCGGAACACTATGGCTGGTTTGTTTCCATCCCGTCACTCAACCAAAAGATTCAGCTTTTTCCGTAGCAGAAAAGCACCAAAAACTGACATTCGTCATATGTTTTTTTTTGAATGCGGAGTAGCTTAGCTGGAGAATTAGCTTTCAATTTAAAATTTGTAGTCATGTCATTAGTTAAGTCCCACAAAAAGAGATTTCCATGGATGAATGGTGACACACCATGGAGCCTGGAAAATTTATTTGATGACGACTTCTTTAAGATCAACAGAAGTTTGCCAGCAATGAACGTGAAAGAACATGAGGATGATTTCGAGATCGAATTTGCGGCTCCGGGATTTTCGAAAGAAGATTTCGAAGTGAGCATTGAGGATGATCTTCTTTATGTTTCTGCAGAACAAAGTGAAGAAGACTTTGAAGACGATGATAACTTTACCCGAAAGGAATTCAGTTATTCCAGTTTTCACAGGACTTTTCAATTACCAAAAAGTATCGATTTTAAAAAAGAGGTGGTGGCCACCTATAAAAATGGCGTCTTAAAACTACAACTCGCAAAAGAAAAAGAGGCCATGAATAGATCAAGAAAGGACATTGTGGTCACCTAGGTTTGGGAGAACCTCAGGAAAAGCCGGGATATCGTCCCGGCTTTTTTT contains the following coding sequences:
- a CDS encoding restriction endonuclease; amino-acid sequence: MRNANTSRYQIRKNSGELATFSAEKLRRSLLKSGAGVEVAENVLREVSRELYDGITTREIYRKAFNLLHGHGSHFACRYSLKKVIYEMGPSGFPFEKLVGYIFQKKNYKVQWNQVLQGRCVTHEVDLVLEKDRKTAFVECKFHSEEGRNCDVKVPLYIHSRFEDISQRSGAQKYSGWVVTNTRFTLDALEYGNCVGLSLLSWDYPKAKGLKDLADQFKIYPITVSSLLSAEEKQSLLEKGHVLASEILQYPELLQKEKISTERKERIIKELQKIMHHENGKN
- a CDS encoding MBL fold metallo-hydrolase RNA specificity domain-containing protein, with protein sequence MKTEKIEVHFLGAAGTVTGSKFLVETPGCSILIDCGFFQGLKDLRLKNWEDLPVNVPKIDYVLLTHGHLDHVGYLPRLVMQGFKGKILGNAPTLEIAEIILKDTAKIQEEEAEKANKEDFSKHQPALPLYDLEDVERTIQAFETVHSGEWISLRESIRFRHQLGGHILGAGFIELEIDERRLVFSGDIGRNDDLLLQAPNKPKWADVLFLESTYGNRLHLQENVEELLKTAVLDIIAENGILLIACFAVERLQLLSFLLWKLFRSNKIPNLPVYVDSPMGTDVTKLFAEYHEYHKLSTSEFSSMSSYFEQVSSYRRTWEIIDENRPRIVLAGSGMLTGGRILTYLTRFLEVPSTRLMLTGFQAEGTRGRDLLEGAREIKIWGKYYQVKAQILKLESLSAHADQAELMEWCTDIRNIPEQVFLIHGEEPAAAALKLQLAEHYGWFVSIPSLNQKIQLFP
- a CDS encoding Hsp20/alpha crystallin family protein, producing the protein MSLVKSHKKRFPWMNGDTPWSLENLFDDDFFKINRSLPAMNVKEHEDDFEIEFAAPGFSKEDFEVSIEDDLLYVSAEQSEEDFEDDDNFTRKEFSYSSFHRTFQLPKSIDFKKEVVATYKNGVLKLQLAKEKEAMNRSRKDIVVT